In Desulfovibrio sp. 86, the following proteins share a genomic window:
- a CDS encoding anaerobic glycerol-3-phosphate dehydrogenase subunit C: MSVRITPDNCIACTTCVVHCPVADATPQFLGPRMIGPAYERFRLLGLNEDPSLHYCSNCKNCDITCPHGVPVSSLNMMARADQCRKTPPGLRDWILGHGELMAQWLRRIPAGLKNFGMLNPVTRLVLHKLGIHRRAPLPAFARRSFRSLAKEVRQPETGRSVVFYPGCYVDVYDPQTGLDMIWAMNRAGYKVIVPQDLVCCGLPMVANGFWQHARSNAEHNLHALAQWRDQGLPVVTGCPSCALMFRVDLPEYFPDLGEKYGACRLDDAQDFLLACADSGELDLAPAASRANQPDMKIMYHAPCHLRAQGNGLPSLELLRRLPGVSVTDAHAGCCGISGSYGFKTEKYEIARQIGSALFATIRESGADISSSECGTCRVQIVHGSGTACLHPVSILRSRLEA, translated from the coding sequence ATGAGCGTGCGTATCACCCCGGACAACTGCATAGCCTGCACCACCTGCGTGGTGCATTGCCCTGTCGCCGATGCCACGCCCCAATTTCTTGGCCCGCGCATGATCGGCCCGGCCTATGAACGCTTCCGCCTGCTGGGCCTCAACGAAGACCCGTCGCTGCACTACTGCTCTAACTGCAAAAACTGCGATATCACCTGTCCGCACGGCGTGCCTGTATCCAGTCTGAACATGATGGCGCGGGCCGACCAGTGCCGCAAGACGCCTCCCGGCCTGCGAGACTGGATACTGGGGCATGGCGAACTCATGGCCCAATGGCTGCGCCGCATCCCGGCTGGCCTGAAAAATTTCGGCATGCTCAACCCGGTCACGCGCCTGGTGCTGCACAAACTCGGCATCCACAGACGCGCCCCTTTGCCCGCATTTGCGCGCCGCAGCTTCCGCAGCCTCGCCAAAGAGGTGCGCCAGCCGGAAACCGGGCGCAGCGTGGTTTTCTACCCCGGTTGCTATGTTGACGTTTATGATCCGCAGACTGGGCTGGACATGATATGGGCCATGAACCGCGCTGGTTACAAGGTTATTGTGCCGCAGGATCTCGTTTGCTGCGGCCTGCCCATGGTGGCCAACGGGTTCTGGCAGCATGCCAGAAGCAATGCGGAGCATAACCTCCACGCGCTGGCGCAGTGGCGCGACCAGGGCTTGCCCGTGGTTACCGGCTGCCCCAGTTGCGCCCTGATGTTCCGCGTTGATCTGCCGGAATACTTCCCTGATCTGGGCGAAAAATACGGGGCCTGCCGCCTGGACGACGCACAGGATTTTCTGCTGGCCTGCGCCGACTCCGGAGAACTGGATCTTGCGCCAGCGGCGTCGCGGGCGAATCAGCCCGACATGAAGATCATGTACCACGCGCCCTGCCACCTGCGCGCCCAGGGCAATGGTTTGCCCAGCCTTGAACTGTTGCGGAGGTTGCCCGGAGTCAGCGTGACTGACGCCCATGCGGGGTGCTGCGGCATTTCGGGCAGTTACGGCTTCAAGACTGAAAAATATGAAATAGCCCGGCAGATCGGGTCTGCCCTCTTTGCCACCATACGTGAAAGCGGAGCGGATATTTCCTCTTCTGAATGCGGCACCTGCCGGGTGCAGATTGTGCACGGCAGCGGCACGGCCTGCCTGCACCCCGTGAGCATCCTGCGCAGCAGGCTTGAGGCGTAA
- the glpB gene encoding anaerobic glycerol-3-phosphate dehydrogenase subunit GlpB has translation MNRIADVLVVGSGMAGFVAALTAASRGKKVRMLTTGMGSLAISGGTIDLLGYADGKYTADPWAGMALLPANHPYRLMGEENVREALHFFQQHMADQRWPMRGATNANGQPCNVHMPTIMGTLKPTYLLPERVNVTALNTARRVLVVSVEGLRDCRPALVVSQLRRYGSWAHREFFELTLPSPLGQAHRSASALDLARLMDKAQSRQWLTDGLAARAGSCDLVLLPPLCGSKAQPETWQAIEKAAGCPVVEMLSIPPGVGGLRLRDALLRALRCYDFEMVENARALRAEMRGNTCAALIAEASGQERKHEARTFVLATGGILGGGLTLQPGKVRESVMGLDVAAPADVEQWSSPELFGRHFFASMGVCVDSAMRPVDSQASTYWPNVFFAGRSLGGYDSAAEKSGHGVAVATGWQAGRMAAAAAEEGR, from the coding sequence ATGAACAGGATTGCTGACGTTCTTGTGGTGGGCTCCGGCATGGCCGGATTTGTGGCGGCCCTTACCGCCGCCAGCCGGGGGAAAAAGGTGCGTATGCTCACGACCGGCATGGGTTCTCTTGCCATCAGCGGCGGCACTATCGATCTGCTCGGCTATGCTGATGGAAAGTATACGGCCGATCCCTGGGCAGGCATGGCCCTGCTGCCTGCCAACCATCCCTACAGGCTGATGGGCGAAGAAAACGTGCGCGAGGCCCTGCATTTTTTCCAGCAGCACATGGCTGACCAGCGCTGGCCCATGCGGGGGGCTACCAACGCCAACGGGCAGCCCTGCAATGTGCATATGCCGACCATTATGGGCACGCTCAAGCCCACATATCTTCTGCCGGAAAGAGTGAATGTCACGGCCCTGAATACCGCGCGGCGCGTGCTTGTGGTCAGTGTGGAAGGACTGCGCGACTGCCGCCCGGCCCTGGTCGTAAGCCAATTGCGCCGCTACGGGTCTTGGGCCCACAGGGAATTTTTCGAGCTGACACTGCCCTCTCCGCTGGGGCAAGCCCACCGCAGCGCAAGCGCGCTTGATCTTGCCCGCCTCATGGACAAAGCCCAGAGCCGCCAATGGCTTACCGATGGCCTGGCAGCCCGCGCGGGCTCCTGCGATCTTGTGCTGCTGCCTCCTTTGTGCGGCAGCAAAGCGCAGCCGGAAACCTGGCAGGCCATTGAAAAGGCCGCAGGATGCCCGGTTGTGGAGATGCTGTCCATCCCGCCAGGCGTTGGCGGTTTGCGCCTGCGTGACGCCTTGCTGCGCGCGCTGCGCTGTTACGATTTCGAGATGGTTGAAAACGCCAGGGCACTACGCGCCGAGATGCGCGGCAACACCTGCGCTGCCCTTATAGCCGAAGCTTCAGGCCAGGAGCGCAAGCACGAAGCCAGAACCTTTGTGCTTGCCACCGGAGGCATTCTTGGCGGCGGGCTGACGCTGCAACCCGGCAAAGTGCGTGAAAGCGTCATGGGGCTGGATGTGGCAGCGCCTGCCGATGTGGAACAATGGTCTTCGCCCGAACTGTTTGGCAGGCATTTTTTCGCCTCAATGGGCGTATGTGTCGACAGTGCCATGCGCCCGGTGGATTCCCAGGCGTCCACATACTGGCCCAACGTCTTTTTCGCGGGGCGCAGCCTTGGCGGATACGACTCTGCGGCGGAAAAAAGCGGGCACGGCGTTGCCGTGGCCACGGGCTGGCAGGCGGGCCGTATGGCCGCAGCCGCTGCGGAGGAAGGAAGATGA